A DNA window from Oenanthe melanoleuca isolate GR-GAL-2019-014 chromosome 11, OMel1.0, whole genome shotgun sequence contains the following coding sequences:
- the LOC130257758 gene encoding metallothionein-1: MDSQDCPCATGGTCTCGDNCKCKNCKCTSCKKGCCSCCPAGCAKCAQGCVCKGPPSAKCSCCK; the protein is encoded by the exons ATGGACTCTCAGGATTGCCCTTGTGCCACAG GTGGCACCTGCACCTGCGGGGACAACTGCAAATGCAAAAACTGCAAATGCACATCGTGCAAAAAAG gctgctgctcctgctgcccagctggatGTGCCAAGTGTGCACAGGGCTGCGTCTGCAAGGGGCCCCCCTCTGCCaagtgcagctgctgcaaatAG